The following proteins come from a genomic window of Pseudomonas sp. J452:
- a CDS encoding PilX N-terminal domain-containing pilus assembly protein, producing the protein MKTLQRAQQGVVLVVGLVMLLLVTLLVASAFTLSSGSLDAVSNQQWRSEAVAAADTALEQVIGSAFTTSPQAQTVAVDINRDNVSEYQVAVSEPVCARATMATSAAPSSVTLIGISSNTWNTVFAMQANVDDPVTGAAVQVRSGVRVLLSDSQKQILCPD; encoded by the coding sequence ATGAAAACCTTGCAGCGTGCGCAACAGGGCGTGGTTCTGGTTGTCGGCCTGGTGATGTTGCTGCTGGTAACCCTGCTGGTGGCCAGTGCCTTTACCTTGAGTTCAGGCAGCTTGGATGCGGTCAGCAACCAACAGTGGCGTAGCGAGGCGGTTGCCGCAGCGGACACGGCTCTGGAACAGGTGATTGGCTCGGCGTTTACCACATCCCCGCAAGCCCAGACCGTGGCCGTCGATATCAACCGGGACAACGTCAGCGAGTACCAGGTTGCGGTCTCTGAGCCGGTTTGCGCGCGCGCCACCATGGCGACCAGCGCCGCTCCCAGCAGCGTGACCCTGATCGGGATTTCCAGCAACACCTGGAATACCGTTTTCGCCATGCAGGCGAATGTGGATGACCCAGTTACCGGGGCTGCGGTGCAAGTGCGCTCGGGTGTACGGGTGCTGCTCAGTGATTCACAAAAGCAAATCCTGTGTCCTGATTAA